One window of Sphingomonas sp. KC8 genomic DNA carries:
- a CDS encoding response regulator transcription factor: MTAERQLLIVEDDEAFARTLRRSFERRGYRVVTAASHEALEDVLKTEKPGFAVVDLKLGTASGLVCVQTLHAHDPDMQIVVLTGFASIATAVEAIKLGASHYLAKPSNTDDIEAAFAKGRGDAAAPVTQRTTSIKTLEWERIHEMLAETDFNISETARRLGMHRRTLARKLGKRQIS, from the coding sequence ATGACGGCTGAACGCCAATTGCTGATCGTCGAGGATGACGAAGCCTTCGCCCGCACGCTGCGCCGATCGTTCGAACGGCGCGGCTATCGCGTCGTCACCGCCGCCAGCCACGAAGCCCTGGAAGATGTGCTGAAAACCGAAAAGCCGGGCTTTGCGGTGGTCGACCTGAAACTGGGCACGGCTTCGGGCCTCGTCTGTGTCCAGACGCTCCATGCCCATGATCCGGATATGCAGATCGTGGTCCTCACCGGCTTTGCCAGCATCGCGACGGCGGTGGAAGCGATCAAGCTGGGGGCGTCGCACTATCTGGCCAAGCCATCCAACACCGACGATATCGAGGCCGCTTTCGCCAAGGGCCGGGGCGACGCCGCCGCCCCCGTCACCCAGCGAACGACATCGATCAAGACGCTGGAATGGGAACGGATTCACGAAATGCTGGCCGAAACCGATTTCAACATTTCGGAAACCGCGCGGCGGCTGGGCATGCATCGCCGTACTCTGGCGCGCAAACTGGGCAAGCGCCAGATCAGCTAG